The Pelodiscus sinensis isolate JC-2024 chromosome 26, ASM4963464v1, whole genome shotgun sequence genome contains a region encoding:
- the LOC142820470 gene encoding thymocyte nuclear protein 1-like isoform X1 codes for MSQTGKKRSRALAERPDAKLAKHKLQEEEGSSMLAANKRSSKPTGSGTGKATKKAACPSMQGSKQAYSHWLMKSEPESRLKLLTRILWSSNIHGPAWMLTAQSPSGGPAAEIAAGPARLWAARSELTVGPSRAWQQFGIEELKTQPNQTACWDGVRNYQARNFMRDMKVGQEAFFYHSNCKEPGIAGIIKIVKEAYPDHTQFDKKDPHYDSSSTKANPKWSMVDVQFVRMTKRFIPLSELKAHHQAHRASGGPLKDMTLFTRQRLSVQPLTDEEFEFVLSLEEKPS; via the exons ATGTCtcagacagggaaaaaaagaagcagaGCGCTGGCAG AGCGGCCTGATGCTAAATTAGCCAAACACAAGCTACAGGAGGAGGAAGGATCCTCTATGCTTGCAGCTAACAAGAGGAGTTCAAAGCCCACGGGGAGCGGAACAGGAAAAGCAACGAAGAAGGCGGCCTGCCCTAGCATGCAGGGAAGCAAGCAAGCGTACAGCCACTGGCTCATGAAATCAGAGCCAGAGAGCAG gttgaaactcttaaccaggattctctggtccagcaacatccatggtccagcatggatgttgACGGcccagagtcccagtggagggccagcgGCTGAGATCGCTGCAGGGCCGGCAAGGCTGTGGGCTGCCCGGAGCGAGCTGACGGTGGGGCCATCCAGAGCATGGCAGCAG TTCGGCATTGAAGAGTTAAAGACTCAGCCCAATCAGACAGCATGCTGGGATGGAGTCAGGAATTACCAG GCTCGGAACTTCATGAGAGACATGAAAGTTGGGCAAGAAGCATTTTTCTATCACAGTAACTGCAAAGAGCCTGGGATTGCTGGAATTATCAAG ATTGTGAAGGAGGCTTACCCAGACCACACTCAGTTTGACAAAAAGGACCCCCACTATGATTCCTCCAGCACCAAGGCGAACCCCAAATGGTCAATG GTGGATGTCCAGTTTGTGCGGATGACGAAACGCTTCATCCCCCTGTCTGAGCTGAAGGCTCACCACCAGGCACACAGAGCTTCGGGAGGCCCGCTGAAGGACATGACACTCTTCACCCGGCAGAGGCTCTCtgtccagcccctgacagacG AGGAATTTGAATTTGTCTTGAGCCTTGAAGAGAAGCCAAGTTAG
- the LOC142820470 gene encoding thymocyte nuclear protein 1-like isoform X2 encodes MSQTGKKRSRALAERPDAKLAKHKLQEEEGSSMLAANKRSSKPTGSGTGKATKKAACPSMQGSKQAYSHWLMKSEPESRFEKGVDVKFGIEELKTQPNQTACWDGVRNYQARNFMRDMKVGQEAFFYHSNCKEPGIAGIIKIVKEAYPDHTQFDKKDPHYDSSSTKANPKWSMVDVQFVRMTKRFIPLSELKAHHQAHRASGGPLKDMTLFTRQRLSVQPLTDEEFEFVLSLEEKPS; translated from the exons ATGTCtcagacagggaaaaaaagaagcagaGCGCTGGCAG AGCGGCCTGATGCTAAATTAGCCAAACACAAGCTACAGGAGGAGGAAGGATCCTCTATGCTTGCAGCTAACAAGAGGAGTTCAAAGCCCACGGGGAGCGGAACAGGAAAAGCAACGAAGAAGGCGGCCTGCCCTAGCATGCAGGGAAGCAAGCAAGCGTACAGCCACTGGCTCATGAAATCAGAGCCAGAGAGCAGGTTTGAGAAGGGAGTGGATGTGAAA TTCGGCATTGAAGAGTTAAAGACTCAGCCCAATCAGACAGCATGCTGGGATGGAGTCAGGAATTACCAG GCTCGGAACTTCATGAGAGACATGAAAGTTGGGCAAGAAGCATTTTTCTATCACAGTAACTGCAAAGAGCCTGGGATTGCTGGAATTATCAAG ATTGTGAAGGAGGCTTACCCAGACCACACTCAGTTTGACAAAAAGGACCCCCACTATGATTCCTCCAGCACCAAGGCGAACCCCAAATGGTCAATG GTGGATGTCCAGTTTGTGCGGATGACGAAACGCTTCATCCCCCTGTCTGAGCTGAAGGCTCACCACCAGGCACACAGAGCTTCGGGAGGCCCGCTGAAGGACATGACACTCTTCACCCGGCAGAGGCTCTCtgtccagcccctgacagacG AGGAATTTGAATTTGTCTTGAGCCTTGAAGAGAAGCCAAGTTAG